One part of the Acidimicrobiales bacterium genome encodes these proteins:
- a CDS encoding MBL fold metallo-hydrolase, giving the protein MSVGARSVGPLPPVERVRPGIWSIPVPIPNNPLRYVLVYLFETDAGPFIVDAGWNTDDAFDTLAAGLSHAGTEVAEVRGVLVTHIHPDHYGLAGRVRDASGAWVALHPADAKLIQDRYVEPDDLLARVGTMLRRVGAPAEEVLSLERASMPVLPFVTAVEPDVLIEDGTKPEVPGWDLLAIWTPGHSPGHLCFYEPRYELMLSGDHVLPRITPNIPFHPQAGANPLGDYLASLDRVAGFPTDEVLPAHEHRFVGLPERVAELRAHHEQRFAEVVAAVERGVTSAWDIASQMTWSRPWDRIDGFMRRAAVGEAMAHLRALQARGVLREVDGEPARWALVER; this is encoded by the coding sequence GTGTCGGTCGGCGCCCGATCGGTCGGGCCCCTCCCGCCGGTCGAGCGGGTCAGGCCGGGCATCTGGAGCATCCCGGTCCCCATCCCGAACAACCCCCTTCGCTACGTCCTCGTGTATCTGTTCGAGACCGATGCCGGGCCGTTCATCGTGGACGCCGGCTGGAACACCGACGACGCCTTCGACACCCTGGCCGCCGGGCTGTCGCATGCCGGGACCGAGGTGGCCGAGGTCCGTGGCGTGCTCGTGACCCACATCCATCCCGACCACTACGGGCTGGCCGGGCGGGTACGGGACGCGTCGGGCGCCTGGGTCGCCCTGCACCCGGCGGACGCCAAGCTGATCCAGGACCGCTACGTCGAGCCGGACGACCTGCTGGCGCGAGTGGGAACGATGTTGCGCCGGGTCGGAGCACCGGCGGAGGAGGTGTTGTCGCTGGAGCGGGCGTCGATGCCCGTCCTGCCCTTCGTCACCGCCGTCGAGCCGGACGTGCTGATCGAGGACGGGACGAAGCCCGAGGTGCCGGGGTGGGACCTCCTGGCCATCTGGACGCCGGGCCATTCCCCCGGACACCTCTGCTTCTACGAGCCTCGTTACGAGCTGATGCTCTCCGGTGATCACGTGCTGCCCCGCATCACCCCGAACATCCCGTTCCATCCCCAGGCCGGGGCGAATCCACTCGGCGACTACCTGGCCTCGCTGGACCGGGTGGCCGGGTTTCCGACGGACGAGGTGCTGCCCGCCCACGAGCACCGGTTCGTCGGGCTGCCGGAGCGAGTGGCGGAGCTGCGAGCGCACCACGAGCAACGCTTCGCCGAGGTGGTGGCCGCCGTGGAGCGGGGGGTCACCTCGGCCTGGGACATCGCCTCCCAGATGACCTGGTCGCGGCCGTGGGACAGGATCGACGGCTTCATGCGTCGCGCCGCGGTGGGGGAGG